The following coding sequences are from one Nilaparvata lugens isolate BPH chromosome 4, ASM1435652v1, whole genome shotgun sequence window:
- the LOC120350839 gene encoding ATP-dependent DNA helicase PIF1-like: MGKVLQKCKLIVWDECTMAHKKSLEALDRSLRDLRGNVQPFGNALILLAGDFRQTLPVISRSTPADEINACLKYSTLWRHVHTLELTTNMRVQLQNDPSAEVFSRQLLEIGNGQLPVDETSRQISLPDNFCNLVTSKEELIEKVFPDIQINHRNHDWLSERAILAAKNKDVYQLNNVIQSSIQSDETTYKSIDTVVEADEVVNYPTEFLNSLDLPGIPPHILKLKVGVPIILLRNINQPKLCNGTRLAVKRLMNNVVEATILTGPFKGEDVLIPRIPTIPTDTPFQFKRLQFPIRLAFAITINKAQGQSLELCGLDLDVDCFSHGQLYVACSRVGKPDSLYIYADSGKTKNIVYKQVLQN, translated from the coding sequence ATGGGAAAagtattacaaaaatgtaaactAATTGTTTGGGATGAATGCACAATGGCACATAAAAAATCGCTCGAAGCTCTTGATCGATCATTACGAGACTTGCGTGGAAACGTTCAACCATTCGGGAATGCATTGATATTGCTCGCAGGAGATTTTAGGCAAACATTGCCTGTAATTTCTCGATCGACACCAGCAGACGAAATTAATGCTTGCCTGAAATATTCAACACTATGGCGGCACGTACATACATTGGAGTTGACTACGAATATGCGTGTCCAGTTGCAGAATGATCCATCAGCTGAGGTATTCTCACGACAGTTACTGGAAATTGGAAACGGTCAGCTGCCAGTCGATGAGACGTCTAGACAAATATCACTTCCcgataatttttgtaatttagttacatcaaaagaagaacTGATCGAAAAAGTATTTCCTGACATTCAGATAAATCATAGAAATCATGATTGGCTCAGTGAACGAGCTATCCTTGCCGCAAAGAATAAAGATGTCTATCAACTTAATAATGTTATACAATCCAGTATTCAAAGTGATGAAACTACATATAAGTCGATAGACACTGTTGTGGAAGCTGATGAAGTAGTTAATTATCCAACAGAATTTCTAAACTCACTTGATCTGCCAGGGATACCACCAcacatattgaaattgaaagtagGTGTGCCAATTATCCTCTTGCGGAATATTAATCAGCCAAAACTCTGCAACGGCACGCGACTTGCAGTTAAGAgattaatgaataatgtagTGGAAGCAACGATTTTAACAGGGCCTTTCAAAGGTGAAGATGTCCTCATTCCTCGAATACCCACGATCCCGACCGATACaccatttcaatttaaaagatTGCAATTCCCAATTCGATTGGCATTTGCAATCACAATCAACAAAGCTCAAGGTCAATCTTTAGAATTGTGTGGTCTAGATTTAGATGTGGATTGCTTTTCACATGGACAACTGTATGTTGCGTGTTCCCGAGTCGGCAAACCAGATAGTCTTTATATTTACGCAGACagtggaaaaacaaaaaatattgtatataaacaagtattgcaaaattaa